A portion of the Cherax quadricarinatus isolate ZL_2023a chromosome 21, ASM3850222v1, whole genome shotgun sequence genome contains these proteins:
- the LOC128689175 gene encoding uncharacterized protein — MKLNVLLTVVCLLVLALTALTEAKPQFFDAVGDFVEDVGEGVGDFFEGVGNFFSNLFGTSRTQSTPIPRRTQAVVPPSSPGLVSAYDNIQPGSNLIIVPD, encoded by the exons ATGAAGCTGAATGTGCTGCTGACTGTGGTGTGCCTGCTGGTGCTGGCCCTGACGGCACTGACGGAGGCCAAACCTCAGTTCTTCGATGCTGTCGGTGACTTCGTTGAGGACGTCGGGGAGGGCGTAGGGGATTTCTTCGAGGGAGTCGGAAACTTTTTCTCAA ATCTCTTCGGGACCAGCAGAACTCAGTCGACCCCCATACCTAGGAGGACCCAAGCAGTAGTGCCACCCTCCAGCCCCGGCCTGGTGTCTGCCTACGACAACATCCAGCCTGGCAGCAACCTGATCATTGTTCCTGATTAA